A section of the Sedimentisphaera cyanobacteriorum genome encodes:
- the hisD gene encoding histidinol dehydrogenase → MYNFSSILTSWKDSDFDDKLARLRREHSMTEYLLHNQDIAGRVRDVVMDVGRRGDKAVCEYTERFDNIRFEPSELRVSEEAMHVSHEHLPESLLHSMRRSIENVRDYQSRIFVGSCSQEGTVKYTPLKRAGLCIPGASAPLPSTVIMTAVPAIAAGVEQIAVISPPRFEGSIHPVILGLCWELGISEVYRIGGAQAVAALAWGTETIPKVDKIAGPGNDYVQLAKKEVFGLVDMDSFAGPSDVLIMADENANPSWIAADMLSQAEHNPGAGIVVTYSESLAREVVSEVEAQCSRLSRSSETAECLEKYSAVVVVEDEKAVIDFANNFAAEHLEVQFGRRSREIAEKIQNAGAIFVGPYSPVAAGDYFAGPSHTLPTRQSSKYFSPLSSNDFVKSSSIIDFSEKMLSEGADDIIRLAEIEGLDAHAKSVKIRLGKAD, encoded by the coding sequence ATGTATAACTTCAGCAGCATACTTACAAGCTGGAAAGACAGCGATTTTGATGATAAGCTCGCAAGGCTTCGAAGAGAGCATTCAATGACCGAATACCTCCTTCACAATCAGGACATCGCGGGACGGGTGCGTGATGTGGTTATGGATGTTGGCAGACGGGGCGATAAAGCGGTATGCGAATATACCGAGCGGTTTGATAATATACGTTTCGAGCCCTCGGAGCTTCGCGTGTCTGAGGAGGCGATGCACGTTTCGCATGAGCATCTGCCCGAGTCTCTTCTGCATAGTATGCGTCGGAGCATAGAGAACGTTCGTGATTATCAGAGCCGCATTTTTGTTGGCAGCTGCTCGCAGGAAGGGACAGTTAAATACACCCCGCTCAAGCGGGCGGGGCTTTGCATCCCGGGCGCAAGCGCTCCGCTTCCTTCCACAGTAATAATGACAGCAGTTCCAGCTATTGCAGCGGGGGTGGAGCAGATAGCTGTAATCTCGCCGCCGAGGTTCGAGGGTTCGATTCATCCGGTAATCCTCGGGCTCTGCTGGGAGCTTGGAATCAGCGAGGTTTACCGTATTGGCGGGGCTCAGGCTGTGGCGGCGCTTGCCTGGGGCACTGAAACCATACCGAAGGTGGATAAGATTGCCGGTCCGGGCAATGATTACGTGCAGCTTGCAAAAAAGGAGGTTTTCGGGCTTGTGGATATGGATTCGTTTGCCGGCCCTAGCGATGTTTTGATTATGGCAGATGAGAATGCAAATCCCAGCTGGATAGCTGCTGATATGCTCAGCCAGGCAGAGCACAATCCGGGAGCGGGAATCGTTGTAACTTACAGCGAGAGCCTTGCCAGAGAGGTTGTAAGTGAGGTTGAGGCTCAGTGCAGCAGGCTCTCGAGAAGCAGCGAAACAGCCGAATGCCTTGAGAAATACAGCGCTGTTGTGGTGGTGGAGGATGAGAAGGCCGTTATAGATTTTGCGAACAACTTTGCAGCTGAGCATCTCGAGGTGCAGTTTGGCCGGAGGAGCAGGGAGATTGCAGAAAAAATCCAAAACGCAGGGGCAATTTTCGTTGGCCCATACAGCCCCGTAGCAGCGGGCGATTATTTTGCCGGCCCGAGCCACACACTGCCAACACGTCAGAGCTCCAAATACTTCTCGCCGCTTTCAAGCAATGATTTTGTGAAATCCTCGAGCATTATAGATTTTTCAGAAAAGATGCTGAGCGAGGGGGCGGATGATATAATCCGCCTTGCTGAGATTGAGGGTCTCGATGCGCATGCCAAGAGCGTTAAAATCAGGCTTGGCAAGGCAGATTAA
- a CDS encoding LpxI family protein: MAGSLPDESVVGLIAGQGRLPFNVAEGISKAGKKTACVAIAGNAEPELADFCDFYRPVPISRLGAWIKWLRRFGARETIMVGRVAKADLHKAGILNLVLSYLPDWRVLRITAKILRSDWQDDTVLSAIADELQTGGITLIDSTQYSREHLADSGVMTRTKPGDRMMGDIEYGWNIVKKLGEFDVGQAIAVKNKEVIAVEAIEGTAEMIDRAGKFCRSGGWTLIKTAKPGQDMRFDVPCIGADTIKSLKTNKAGCVVVEAGKTFIIDKPETLAMADKLKIPVYGH, from the coding sequence TTGGCAGGCAGCTTGCCAGATGAATCTGTTGTAGGACTGATTGCGGGGCAGGGAAGGCTTCCTTTCAATGTAGCCGAGGGTATTAGCAAAGCAGGCAAAAAGACGGCCTGCGTGGCTATTGCGGGCAATGCCGAACCGGAGCTTGCGGATTTTTGCGATTTTTACAGGCCTGTCCCGATAAGCAGGCTCGGGGCTTGGATAAAATGGCTCAGGCGATTCGGGGCCAGAGAAACGATAATGGTTGGCAGAGTGGCCAAGGCAGACCTTCACAAAGCGGGGATACTAAACCTTGTGCTTTCGTACCTGCCGGACTGGCGCGTGCTGAGAATCACTGCCAAAATTCTCCGCTCAGACTGGCAGGATGATACAGTTTTGAGTGCAATTGCCGATGAACTTCAAACCGGAGGGATTACCTTGATAGATTCCACACAATACAGCAGAGAACATCTCGCAGATAGCGGCGTTATGACCCGAACAAAGCCTGGCGACAGGATGATGGGCGATATCGAATACGGCTGGAATATCGTCAAAAAGCTCGGGGAGTTTGATGTGGGGCAGGCGATCGCCGTGAAGAACAAAGAGGTGATAGCTGTGGAGGCGATAGAAGGCACGGCCGAGATGATTGACCGGGCGGGCAAATTCTGCCGCAGCGGAGGCTGGACACTGATAAAAACCGCAAAACCCGGGCAGGATATGAGATTTGATGTGCCATGCATCGGGGCGGATACCATAAAATCCCTGAAGACAAACAAAGCAGGATGCGTGGTAGTAGAAGCGGGCAAGACATTCATAATCGATAAGCCCGAAACACTCGCCATGGCTGACAAATTAAAAATCCCCGTGTACGGGCATTGA
- the lpxD gene encoding UDP-3-O-(3-hydroxymyristoyl)glucosamine N-acyltransferase codes for MQKYTVQQLADRFGCEVRGDPETIIHTAAPIQEAGEGAVTFLSNRKYFKFLKDTKADAVILEEELETNARAQLICSSPYYAFCRIVEFIFGHRKHRAPSISERAFISESAEIGSGCTIYENVFIDENAVIGEGCVLYPGAFVGRETQLGEGCILYPNAVVFEECRIGSRVILQSNCSVGQDGFGFAENDGFHHKIPHIKSVILGDDVEIGANSAVERGSLRDTTIGDCAKIGDCVVIGHGARIGRGCMLVPQVGIAGTAELGQYCVLGGQSAVVGHIKVGNQVMVGGKSAIMDDIPDGKRVIGQPALEENEAKRMYVSLPKVPKMRKQIRQLEKRIKALEAGREE; via the coding sequence ATGCAAAAATATACGGTTCAGCAGCTTGCAGACCGTTTCGGCTGCGAGGTAAGAGGCGATCCTGAAACTATCATACATACAGCCGCTCCGATACAGGAGGCGGGCGAGGGTGCGGTTACGTTCCTCTCGAACAGAAAATATTTCAAATTTCTTAAAGATACAAAGGCCGATGCAGTTATCCTCGAGGAGGAATTGGAAACAAACGCAAGGGCTCAGCTTATATGCAGTTCGCCATATTATGCCTTCTGCAGGATTGTTGAGTTTATTTTCGGCCACAGAAAACACCGAGCCCCGTCAATCAGCGAGAGAGCGTTTATAAGCGAATCGGCGGAAATAGGCTCTGGCTGCACGATTTACGAAAACGTATTCATCGATGAAAACGCCGTCATAGGCGAGGGCTGCGTGCTGTATCCCGGTGCGTTTGTGGGCAGGGAAACACAGCTGGGCGAAGGCTGCATCCTCTACCCGAACGCTGTTGTCTTTGAGGAATGCCGGATAGGCAGCCGGGTAATCCTGCAATCGAACTGCTCTGTAGGGCAGGACGGCTTCGGGTTCGCTGAGAATGACGGCTTCCACCACAAGATCCCGCATATCAAAAGCGTCATCCTCGGTGATGATGTGGAAATAGGAGCGAACTCAGCTGTAGAGCGTGGTTCGCTGAGGGATACGACAATCGGCGACTGCGCAAAAATCGGCGACTGCGTGGTTATCGGCCATGGCGCTCGAATCGGACGCGGGTGTATGCTTGTCCCTCAGGTTGGGATTGCCGGCACGGCCGAGCTCGGGCAGTACTGCGTTTTAGGCGGTCAGTCTGCGGTAGTTGGGCATATTAAAGTTGGCAATCAAGTTATGGTTGGCGGGAAATCTGCAATAATGGACGATATTCCGGACGGCAAACGAGTTATAGGTCAGCCGGCATTAGAAGAAAACGAAGCAAAGAGAATGTATGTCTCGCTTCCAAAAGTGCCAAAGATGCGCAAACAGATAAGGCAGCTTGAGAAACGAATAAAAGCCCTCGAGGCCGGCAGGGAGGAGTAA
- a CDS encoding discoidin domain-containing protein yields MIKHISAAAASLLVFLSVSLTAATVNVNSSSEGRTFDGMGAWSSGGNSRLLIDYEEPCRSDILDMLFKPNFGASLQHFRVEIGSSFNSTSGAEPSHAITRDELNDPVSRGYEFWLMKEAQDRNPNIVFDCMLFAFPYWFTEQFSQDTADYITAFLDEAKNEWGVELDWITPTKTETIRTYEEIEENLEWCKNTFIPTMNRNSYDLNILLLDGGWWAWRIFEVFESHPEYESIVDACGGHNIDQKPPHAPCSYPPKEIIDTGKKLWSSGDTAGHGSWGAATGIVERMNRLYIKGRITNMQVWNVVDGCAEGVNWTKSGLIKADQPWSNHYEIYPAVWGVAHYTQFTEVGWKYLNDACGYLSGSGNYATLKDPDSDNWSTIIYSENPETIKFNLTGVSADTVHVWRTTSSSYFVKLEDIKVTGSSFTLNTTADAMYSITTTAGQQKGQPAHEVPSYETFPMPYSEDFENYEIGATAKYLSDMQGTFETAECKGDREGLCLEQIVPEVNETYLWWPQVNPSAAMSLFGEMSWRDYELNADIYIEDGFVYIGGRKGDHQVKSGYCFVINKQGDWKITYDDVAADESVIESGSVSGFDGSKWHNLKIRFINDEIRTYLDSKKICEIEDSRRKAGQCCFGSSFDLNQFDNLIVKPIGRWSMVDEKASSVYSWGWNSFNNSELFGGSAVYNDQIGEMMSFSFLGQGFRIFGSKRTDGGIADIYLGQQKIDSVDCYNPDREMHTLLYVSDDLSFGYHNAGVLVSEQKNPSSSSNMLVIDAFAKTEIPKPVRPEPKLNLALGAVASASSSWGVGYGAEEVNDGDSQSRWNSGVGDVSNSWLLFEFPEKITFGKTVIKEFRERIVSYKIQYYNNGWKDAFTGGYINSEKTDIFEPVSSDKVRLLFTSAETVPSIYEFEIYAPQADLDNDGQLNLDDLEFLAAKWLRDVCSTYYDCYNADLNSDETVNFQDFAEFEKAKLKAEL; encoded by the coding sequence ATGATAAAACATATCAGCGCAGCTGCAGCATCTTTATTAGTTTTTCTAAGCGTTTCTTTAACAGCTGCCACAGTAAATGTAAATTCATCCAGCGAGGGCAGGACTTTTGACGGCATGGGTGCGTGGAGTTCGGGCGGAAATTCGCGGCTTTTGATTGATTACGAGGAGCCCTGTCGAAGTGATATACTCGATATGCTCTTTAAGCCCAATTTCGGTGCTTCGCTTCAGCATTTCCGTGTGGAGATTGGTTCGAGTTTCAATTCTACCTCCGGTGCTGAACCAAGCCATGCTATTACCAGAGATGAACTTAACGACCCTGTTTCGCGAGGTTATGAATTCTGGCTGATGAAAGAAGCTCAAGACCGCAATCCCAATATTGTATTTGATTGTATGCTCTTTGCTTTTCCATATTGGTTTACCGAGCAGTTTTCTCAGGATACAGCTGATTATATTACGGCGTTTCTTGATGAGGCGAAAAATGAATGGGGAGTGGAGTTAGACTGGATCACGCCGACAAAAACAGAAACAATACGTACCTATGAGGAAATCGAAGAGAATCTTGAGTGGTGCAAAAACACCTTTATCCCTACAATGAACAGAAACAGCTATGACCTTAATATTCTGCTTCTGGATGGAGGCTGGTGGGCTTGGAGAATATTCGAGGTATTCGAATCTCATCCAGAGTATGAATCAATTGTCGATGCCTGCGGCGGACACAATATCGACCAGAAACCTCCCCATGCTCCTTGTTCATACCCTCCTAAGGAAATAATCGACACAGGCAAAAAACTGTGGAGCAGCGGAGATACGGCAGGCCACGGCAGCTGGGGTGCAGCGACAGGAATCGTTGAGCGTATGAACAGGCTCTATATTAAGGGCAGAATAACGAATATGCAGGTTTGGAACGTTGTTGACGGGTGCGCAGAAGGTGTTAACTGGACAAAATCAGGGCTTATTAAAGCAGACCAGCCATGGTCTAATCACTACGAAATATACCCCGCAGTGTGGGGGGTGGCGCATTACACTCAGTTTACCGAAGTTGGCTGGAAATATCTTAATGATGCGTGCGGATATTTATCGGGTTCGGGTAATTATGCCACTTTGAAAGACCCGGATTCTGATAACTGGAGCACTATAATTTACAGCGAAAATCCTGAAACGATAAAGTTTAATTTGACGGGGGTTTCAGCTGATACCGTTCATGTCTGGAGAACAACTTCAAGCAGTTATTTTGTAAAGCTTGAGGATATTAAAGTAACAGGCAGCAGCTTTACTTTGAATACAACTGCTGATGCGATGTATTCCATAACCACGACTGCCGGACAGCAAAAGGGACAGCCCGCTCACGAAGTACCTTCTTACGAGACCTTCCCTATGCCTTACAGTGAGGATTTTGAGAATTACGAAATTGGAGCGACAGCGAAGTATTTATCGGATATGCAGGGTACATTTGAGACAGCAGAGTGCAAAGGAGACAGAGAAGGGCTGTGTTTAGAGCAAATTGTACCGGAGGTAAATGAGACTTATTTATGGTGGCCCCAGGTGAATCCCTCAGCCGCAATGTCGCTGTTCGGTGAGATGAGCTGGAGGGATTACGAGTTAAACGCAGATATCTATATTGAAGATGGTTTTGTTTATATTGGAGGCAGGAAGGGCGATCATCAGGTTAAGAGCGGGTACTGTTTTGTGATAAATAAACAGGGCGACTGGAAGATAACTTACGATGACGTGGCTGCTGATGAGAGTGTTATTGAAAGCGGCAGTGTTAGCGGGTTTGACGGCAGTAAATGGCATAATCTGAAAATTCGGTTTATCAACGACGAAATAAGAACTTATCTCGATTCAAAGAAGATCTGTGAGATAGAAGATTCAAGACGAAAGGCCGGGCAGTGCTGTTTTGGAAGCAGTTTTGATCTTAACCAGTTTGATAATTTGATTGTAAAACCAATCGGCAGATGGTCGATGGTGGATGAAAAGGCCTCGAGCGTTTACAGCTGGGGGTGGAATTCTTTTAATAACAGCGAGCTTTTCGGCGGCAGTGCCGTGTATAATGATCAGATCGGAGAGATGATGAGCTTCAGCTTTCTCGGCCAAGGTTTCAGAATTTTCGGGTCTAAAAGAACGGACGGAGGCATAGCGGATATATACCTCGGACAGCAAAAAATTGACAGTGTGGACTGTTATAACCCGGACAGAGAAATGCATACTCTTTTGTATGTGTCCGATGACCTGAGCTTTGGTTATCACAATGCGGGAGTGCTTGTTTCCGAACAGAAAAATCCGTCAAGCAGCAGTAATATGCTGGTTATAGATGCATTTGCCAAAACTGAAATCCCAAAGCCGGTCAGGCCAGAGCCAAAATTAAATCTGGCACTTGGAGCCGTCGCAAGCGCCTCGAGCAGCTGGGGCGTGGGTTATGGGGCTGAAGAAGTAAATGACGGAGATTCCCAGAGCCGGTGGAACTCGGGAGTTGGAGATGTGAGCAATTCTTGGCTGTTATTTGAATTCCCCGAGAAGATTACATTTGGAAAGACCGTGATAAAGGAATTCAGAGAACGGATCGTGAGTTACAAAATTCAGTATTATAACAATGGCTGGAAAGACGCTTTCACAGGAGGATATATCAATTCTGAAAAGACGGATATTTTCGAGCCTGTATCATCTGACAAAGTTCGCCTGCTGTTTACCAGCGCCGAAACTGTGCCAAGTATTTATGAATTTGAAATCTATGCCCCGCAGGCAGATTTAGATAATGACGGGCAGTTGAATTTGGATGACCTTGAATTTTTGGCAGCTAAATGGCTCAGAGATGTGTGTTCAACTTATTATGACTGTTATAATGCTGATCTGAATAGTGATGAAACAGTGAATTTTCAAGATTTTGCCGAATTCGAAAAGGCAAAGCTTAAAGCTGAGCTTTAA
- a CDS encoding thiamine pyrophosphate-dependent enzyme: MNADKFDMGNIDIAWCPGCGNFSILDVLKDSLAELEISPEQLVMVSGIGQAAKIPHYLKANFFNGLHGRALSPATAIKVSSPSLTVIAESGDGDMYGEGGNHFIHTIRRNPNITNIVHDNMVYGLTKGQASPTSRPGFKTGVQINGVVLEPFNPLAVAIGLDAGFAARTSITDKELTKDIIKQAVRHNGYALVDLLQPCPSFNKVNNYKWFKENTYRLEDTHDPSERDRAFSLACKTDKLALGVFYKSQKPSFEENISAGPEPLHEKRLDTDKLESLIKSFAS, encoded by the coding sequence ATGAATGCTGATAAATTTGATATGGGGAATATTGATATTGCGTGGTGCCCCGGGTGCGGGAACTTTTCGATTTTAGACGTGCTGAAGGATTCGCTTGCAGAGCTTGAGATTTCCCCCGAGCAGCTTGTTATGGTTTCGGGAATCGGTCAGGCGGCAAAGATTCCGCATTACCTCAAAGCCAACTTCTTCAACGGCCTGCACGGACGGGCTCTCTCCCCCGCTACAGCGATAAAGGTTAGCAGCCCCTCGCTTACCGTGATAGCTGAAAGCGGCGACGGCGATATGTACGGCGAAGGCGGAAACCACTTTATCCATACAATTCGCCGGAATCCGAATATCACCAATATCGTGCATGATAATATGGTTTACGGGCTTACCAAAGGCCAGGCCTCCCCCACAAGCCGGCCCGGCTTTAAAACCGGCGTTCAGATTAACGGCGTAGTGCTTGAGCCGTTCAACCCGCTTGCCGTGGCGATTGGGCTTGATGCGGGCTTCGCTGCAAGAACGAGCATTACAGACAAAGAGCTTACGAAGGATATAATAAAGCAGGCGGTTAGGCATAATGGCTACGCCCTTGTTGACCTGCTTCAGCCCTGCCCGAGCTTCAATAAGGTGAACAACTATAAGTGGTTTAAGGAAAACACCTACCGCTTAGAAGATACCCACGACCCCTCTGAGAGAGACAGGGCATTCAGCCTCGCCTGCAAGACGGACAAGCTTGCACTTGGTGTATTCTATAAATCACAGAAGCCGAGCTTCGAGGAGAATATCTCCGCCGGCCCGGAACCGCTGCACGAAAAACGCCTTGATACTGATAAGCTCGAATCGCTGATAAAGAGCTTCGCTTCGTAG
- a CDS encoding 2-oxoacid:acceptor oxidoreductase subunit alpha — translation MNALRSENSGVSIVLCGQAGQGIQTVEKLLTSILKASGWNVFATKEYMSRIRGGTNSTLIRVGSKPVRGFINRIDVLAALDKSAGGHLAKRISPETVIMGEKEVLSGFGDTGSFFEAGFSQAAKDLGGKVYANTVAVGALLRLLGIPAEEVKEPLERFFGGKSDEIIEKNQQALQKGFEMAEKPAEDFGAGLKLSGEPDVQGRMLVNGAQAVGLGALAGGCNFISSYPMSPSTAVLAFLAQNGGGLGLIAEQAEDEIAAVNMAVGAWYAGARAMITTSGGGFALMSEGVSLAGMMESPLVMHLAQRPGPATGLPTRTEQGDLELALYSGHGEFPRIILAPGTLSEAFSLAKKAFDTADKYQVPVIILTDQYFMDSYYNTETFSLEGLKKSSYITKTDKDYLRYKLTENGISPRGVPGFGEGLVCQDSDEHDQQGRITEDLELRVKMNDKRLKKLEAAKAETVQPSLVGAEDYENIIVCWGSNYNIVKEAIELSGRSDTAMLHFSQVYPVPEKAIEKLKRAKKTAVLENNATGQFAKLLKLQLDFEPDEKILKYNGMPFAADALSEKINEMF, via the coding sequence ATGAACGCATTGCGCAGTGAAAACTCAGGTGTGTCTATTGTCTTGTGCGGTCAGGCAGGTCAGGGTATTCAAACGGTAGAGAAGCTTCTCACATCAATTCTCAAGGCCTCGGGCTGGAATGTATTTGCCACTAAGGAGTATATGTCCCGCATCAGGGGCGGAACAAATTCCACGCTCATCCGTGTCGGGTCGAAGCCTGTGCGAGGCTTTATAAACAGGATAGACGTTTTGGCGGCGCTGGACAAAAGCGCAGGCGGCCACCTCGCAAAACGCATCTCACCTGAGACTGTGATAATGGGCGAAAAGGAAGTGCTTTCCGGCTTCGGGGATACAGGCAGCTTCTTTGAGGCCGGCTTCTCGCAGGCAGCGAAAGACCTCGGCGGAAAGGTGTATGCCAACACTGTTGCTGTGGGCGCATTGCTCAGGCTGCTGGGGATCCCTGCGGAGGAGGTAAAAGAGCCCTTGGAGAGATTTTTCGGCGGCAAATCCGATGAGATAATCGAAAAAAACCAGCAGGCACTCCAAAAAGGCTTCGAGATGGCAGAAAAGCCCGCAGAGGATTTCGGTGCAGGGCTTAAGCTTTCCGGCGAGCCGGATGTTCAGGGCAGAATGCTTGTGAACGGGGCTCAGGCGGTCGGGCTGGGAGCTCTTGCGGGCGGATGCAATTTTATATCGTCTTATCCGATGTCTCCCTCAACGGCGGTTCTCGCGTTTCTCGCCCAGAATGGCGGAGGGCTTGGGCTGATAGCAGAGCAGGCCGAGGACGAGATAGCAGCGGTGAATATGGCTGTAGGGGCGTGGTATGCCGGAGCGAGGGCGATGATCACTACCTCCGGCGGGGGCTTTGCCCTTATGAGCGAGGGCGTGAGCCTTGCGGGGATGATGGAGAGCCCGCTTGTGATGCACCTTGCCCAGAGACCGGGGCCTGCTACAGGCCTTCCCACCAGAACCGAGCAGGGCGATCTCGAACTCGCCCTATACTCCGGCCACGGCGAATTCCCGCGGATTATCCTTGCCCCGGGAACGCTCAGCGAGGCCTTCAGCCTTGCGAAAAAGGCCTTCGATACAGCAGATAAGTATCAGGTGCCGGTGATAATCCTTACAGACCAGTACTTTATGGATTCATACTACAACACCGAAACATTCAGCCTTGAGGGGCTGAAAAAAAGCAGTTATATCACAAAAACCGATAAGGACTACCTCCGCTATAAGCTCACTGAAAACGGCATCTCCCCAAGAGGCGTTCCCGGTTTCGGAGAGGGGCTGGTTTGTCAGGACAGCGACGAACACGACCAGCAGGGCAGGATAACAGAAGATCTCGAGCTGAGGGTAAAGATGAACGATAAACGCCTCAAGAAGCTTGAGGCCGCCAAGGCCGAAACTGTGCAGCCGTCTCTTGTTGGCGCGGAGGATTACGAGAATATTATTGTATGCTGGGGCTCGAATTACAATATAGTTAAAGAGGCGATTGAGCTTTCCGGCAGAAGCGATACAGCAATGCTGCATTTCAGTCAGGTGTATCCAGTGCCCGAGAAGGCGATTGAAAAGCTGAAAAGAGCGAAGAAAACGGCCGTTTTGGAGAATAATGCCACAGGGCAGTTTGCCAAACTGCTCAAGCTCCAGCTCGATTTTGAGCCGGATGAGAAGATCCTCAAATACAACGGGATGCCGTTTGCGGCTGATGCGCTTTCAGAAAAGATTAACGAGATGTTTTAA
- a CDS encoding potassium channel family protein, with amino-acid sequence MEFRREHQRLTASQVLQALADGQDISLLRCTVSGDLEVDRFFDKEEKFDTSRLQTSVKDQCRIITFTQKIIMNECTFEGNVFFAPEWDDEGLMRIVFKQDAVFNMSVFNGQTRFADSVFHGRAGFDGCKFHSVAAFTDCKFGAQAMFRTVEFHGYALFNRARFSKDARFINTLLSKGGNFKESVFFSAADFSGVYSTGKSLPTHYDITFARRCSGDGETFWRYVKQAANEAGYYKLAGDCFYEERKCNMRGRFYGKNFAKLDRNQKIAKLAKGIKLLPEYLLGDLLFGYGEKPVRVIYAALTVIITCGLLYFSVGDLECPHSPNGTSFFESMYFSVITFTTLGFGDVYPNATDTFTRAVAMFEAISGTFLISLFVVCLAKRFSRG; translated from the coding sequence ATGGAATTCAGAAGAGAACATCAGCGTCTTACAGCCTCGCAGGTTTTGCAGGCCCTCGCGGACGGGCAGGATATCAGCCTTCTCAGATGCACGGTTTCCGGCGATCTGGAAGTTGACCGATTCTTTGATAAAGAGGAGAAATTCGACACTTCCCGCCTCCAAACATCCGTAAAAGATCAGTGCAGAATAATCACATTTACTCAGAAGATTATTATGAATGAATGCACGTTTGAGGGGAACGTATTTTTTGCACCGGAATGGGATGATGAAGGCCTTATGCGGATTGTTTTCAAGCAGGATGCGGTATTCAATATGTCCGTATTTAATGGTCAGACCCGCTTTGCCGACAGCGTTTTTCACGGCAGAGCAGGCTTCGACGGCTGCAAATTTCACAGCGTGGCAGCTTTTACAGACTGCAAATTCGGAGCTCAGGCGATGTTCAGAACCGTTGAATTCCACGGCTACGCCCTTTTCAACCGCGCCCGCTTTTCGAAAGATGCAAGATTCATAAACACCCTGCTGAGCAAAGGCGGAAACTTCAAGGAATCAGTATTCTTCAGCGCAGCGGATTTCAGCGGCGTTTATTCCACGGGCAAATCCCTGCCCACCCATTACGACATAACCTTCGCAAGGCGATGCTCAGGCGACGGGGAGACCTTCTGGCGCTACGTAAAACAGGCGGCAAATGAAGCCGGCTACTACAAACTTGCAGGCGACTGCTTCTACGAAGAGCGAAAATGCAATATGAGAGGCCGGTTCTACGGCAAAAACTTCGCCAAGCTCGACAGGAATCAGAAGATAGCAAAGCTCGCAAAGGGCATCAAGCTCCTTCCCGAATACCTGCTCGGAGATCTGCTCTTCGGCTACGGCGAAAAGCCCGTAAGGGTGATTTACGCTGCACTAACAGTGATCATCACCTGCGGATTGCTCTATTTCAGCGTGGGCGATTTGGAGTGTCCGCATTCCCCGAACGGAACGTCATTCTTCGAGAGTATGTATTTCAGCGTTATCACATTCACAACCCTCGGTTTCGGCGATGTTTATCCAAACGCAACAGACACATTCACAAGGGCGGTTGCGATGTTCGAGGCGATCAGCGGAACGTTTCTCATCTCGCTATTTGTTGTATGCCTTGCAAAACGCTTCTCCCGAGGCTGA
- a CDS encoding glycoside hydrolase family protein yields the protein MNCKTAALFILLLFPVFAFALPDPPGQTAPGEKPVNEAYLFAHMMHGDYGELYYSVSTDGLNWELLNDGKRVYEPYHGHADICKGRDGRYYIVGNESDPSPDINFWVSDNLIDWEFYSRLDPNLEETPNYEKAMQRIGAPKLYYDKPSQQYLLTWHTPHRGVDPSLPEPYWASQRTLYLLSEDLKEFDSPPRRLFNSWDMATIDTIVRRINGRYYAIIKDERYPTLDWPTGKTIRICSSKSMLGPYSKPSEPISPNFREAPTLIPSPDGTAWYLYYEQYPGVSYGLSVADSMDGPWHQISGYTDHKNWDKYSLPEKVRHGCMITITKSQYNRLVRHFGK from the coding sequence ATGAACTGCAAAACTGCGGCTTTATTTATACTTCTGCTTTTCCCTGTATTTGCGTTTGCTCTGCCGGACCCGCCCGGGCAGACTGCCCCTGGCGAGAAGCCGGTAAACGAGGCGTATCTTTTCGCCCATATGATGCACGGGGACTACGGGGAGCTTTATTATTCCGTAAGCACCGACGGGCTGAACTGGGAGCTGCTCAACGACGGCAAGCGCGTTTACGAGCCCTACCACGGCCACGCCGATATATGCAAGGGCCGCGACGGACGCTATTATATTGTGGGCAATGAAAGCGACCCCTCGCCGGATATCAACTTCTGGGTGTCAGATAACCTGATCGACTGGGAGTTTTACAGCAGGCTCGATCCGAACCTCGAAGAAACCCCCAACTACGAGAAGGCAATGCAGCGTATCGGAGCCCCGAAGCTTTACTACGACAAACCTTCCCAGCAGTACCTTCTCACTTGGCACACACCGCACAGAGGCGTAGATCCGAGCCTGCCCGAGCCGTATTGGGCGAGCCAGCGAACGCTGTATCTTCTCTCTGAAGACCTCAAAGAGTTCGATTCGCCGCCGCGCAGGCTGTTCAATTCTTGGGATATGGCCACAATCGACACCATCGTGCGCAGGATTAACGGGCGGTATTACGCAATCATCAAAGACGAACGCTATCCCACCCTCGACTGGCCTACCGGCAAAACCATCCGAATATGCAGCTCAAAATCGATGCTCGGGCCGTATTCTAAGCCCTCCGAGCCGATAAGCCCGAATTTCCGCGAGGCGCCAACGCTAATCCCCTCGCCGGACGGTACAGCTTGGTATCTATACTACGAGCAGTATCCGGGCGTTTCATACGGGCTTTCAGTGGCTGATTCGATGGATGGGCCGTGGCATCAGATCTCCGGCTACACCGACCACAAAAACTGGGACAAATACTCCCTGCCCGAAAAAGTCCGTCATGGATGTATGATTACAATAACCAAAAGCCAGTACAACAGGCTTGTAAGGCATTTCGGCAAATAA